The Kosakonia sp. SMBL-WEM22 sequence CGGGGCCGCGCTCATGCTCTGCTGCTTACTCTCCGGCTGCGGCTTACCGCCCGCTATCCCGATTCTGGGCGCGTCATTTCCCGCCTGGTTCTTCTGTTTTCTCGCCGCCGCGCTGCTGCTTATTCCGTGTCATCTGCTGATTGTGCGTAGAGGCTGGCAGGCGCGTTTTTCGCCGCTGGTTATAAGCTACCTGGCTCTGCTGTTTCTCTTTGCCGCGCTTTTCTGGTTCTTACTTTTTTAGATATGAAGGCCTATGACTGATTCCAGCTCAACGCTGTTACGGAAAAAGTGGCCGCTGCTGCTCGTCGTGATTGGCGCTATTGTGGCGCTGATTGCGGTGATCTGGCACCTGCAGACTTCTCCGCAAACCAACGATGCCTATGTCTACACCGATACGATTGATGTCGTCCCGGAAGTGACGGGCCGCATAGTCGAGATGCCGGTGCGCGATAACCAGCGCGTGAAAAAGGGCGATTTGCTGTTTCGTATCGATCCGCGCCCTTATCAGGCGATGCTGGCGGATGCGAAATCCCGGCTGGCGGCGCTCGATGCGCAAATCACCCTGACCGGACGCACCATCAAGGCGCAGGAGTATAACGCGCAGTCTGTTGCCGCCGCGGTGGCGCGCTCGCAGGCGCTGGTCGATCAGACTCGCTCGACGCGCAGCCGGCTGGAGCCGCTGGTGCCGCAAGGGTTCGCTTCGCAGGAGGAGCTGGATCAGGCGCGCACGGCG is a genomic window containing:
- a CDS encoding YtcA family lipoprotein, with the translated sequence MLCCLLSGCGLPPAIPILGASFPAWFFCFLAAALLLIPCHLLIVRRGWQARFSPLVISYLALLFLFAALFWFLLF